Proteins encoded by one window of Orbaceae bacterium BiB:
- a CDS encoding IS3 family transposase, producing the protein MAVIQACRHRYSLQWLCRCLGISRHYFYYQCKKNAYQRRLKYAQQILTIFNGSYQSYGTRRIRQALLTEGISVSRRYVAKVMKSLSLKSKYTQKCYKNNNKNVNSVTINNVLQRNFTVGMKATVIVADLTYIKVGKKWNYLCVLLDLSARKIAGYRVGQHKTAELVMSALSQIKAPLSSIALFHSDRGKEFDNQLLDGCFDLFGITRSLSNKGCPYDNAVSEATFKTIKTEFVKNTTFSNTRELQQRFSAYAYWYNYKRLHSSLGYMTPVAFNKQLPLNLVV; encoded by the coding sequence ATCGCAGTGATCCAAGCTTGCCGACATCGCTACTCGTTGCAGTGGTTATGTAGATGCTTAGGTATATCAAGGCATTATTTTTATTATCAGTGCAAAAAAAATGCGTATCAAAGAAGATTAAAATACGCCCAACAGATCTTAACGATTTTTAATGGTAGTTATCAGTCTTACGGAACAAGAAGAATACGGCAAGCACTGTTAACTGAAGGGATAAGCGTCTCTCGTCGTTATGTTGCAAAAGTGATGAAATCATTATCGCTAAAGTCAAAATACACCCAAAAATGTTACAAAAACAATAACAAAAACGTTAATTCCGTTACTATAAATAATGTATTGCAACGAAATTTTACAGTAGGAATGAAAGCCACCGTGATTGTTGCTGATTTGACTTATATAAAGGTCGGTAAAAAATGGAATTACCTTTGCGTATTACTTGATCTTTCAGCACGAAAAATCGCAGGCTATCGTGTTGGACAACATAAAACAGCAGAGCTTGTTATGTCAGCATTAAGCCAAATTAAAGCGCCTTTATCGTCAATTGCGTTATTTCATTCCGATAGAGGAAAAGAATTTGATAATCAATTGCTTGATGGATGTTTTGACCTGTTTGGGATCACCCGTTCACTAAGCAATAAGGGATGTCCTTACGATAATGCCGTGTCAGAAGCAACATTTAAGACAATTAAAACTGAGTTTGTAAAAAATACAACGTTTAGCAATACTAGGGAGCTACAACAGCGTTTCTCTGCTTATGCGTATTGGTATAATTATAAACGATTACATTCGTCATTGGGATATATGACGCCTGTTGCATTTAATAAACAGCTCCCCCTTAATTTAGTTGTATGA